Proteins from a single region of Chloroflexota bacterium:
- a CDS encoding putative toxin-antitoxin system toxin component, PIN family translates to MFFAEVERTLAKPYFRARVSPARLLALLQMLKAEATFVEITETVVGVATHPEDDLVLATAASARADFLVTGDHDLLRLGEFRGTVIVSPRDYLAMLPGL, encoded by the coding sequence ATCTTCTTCGCGGAGGTTGAGCGGACGCTGGCGAAGCCGTACTTCCGAGCACGGGTCTCGCCAGCCCGTCTGCTGGCGCTCCTCCAGATGCTCAAGGCTGAAGCAACCTTTGTCGAGATCACCGAGACGGTGGTCGGCGTCGCCACCCACCCAGAAGACGACCTCGTGCTGGCCACGGCAGCCAGCGCTCGTGCGGACTTCCTCGTGACCGGGGATCACGACCTGCTGCGTCTTGGCGAGTTTCGCGGGACGGTCATTGTGAGCCCGCGTGACTACCTGGCGATGCTGCCCGGCCTGTAG
- a CDS encoding type II toxin-antitoxin system Phd/YefM family antitoxin — protein sequence MPSQDPPTETINVTEARRNWSGLLSRVFRKEARVVVEKSGIPVAAIIPYREYELFLHMKARRDERFKAIEALAEPFKDIPAEEIEREVAKAIAEVRAENRERRAQEQATREPAATRL from the coding sequence ATGCCGTCACAAGATCCACCTACCGAGACCATCAACGTCACCGAGGCGCGGCGCAACTGGAGTGGGCTGCTCAGCCGCGTCTTCCGCAAAGAGGCCCGCGTCGTCGTCGAGAAGAGCGGCATCCCGGTGGCGGCCATCATCCCGTACCGCGAGTACGAGCTGTTCCTGCACATGAAGGCGCGCCGCGACGAACGCTTCAAGGCAATTGAAGCCCTGGCAGAACCCTTCAAGGATATCCCAGCAGAAGAGATCGAGCGCGAGGTTGCGAAGGCCATCGCCGAAGTCCGTGCTGAGAATCGTGAGCGTCGTGCGCAGGAACAGGCGACGCGTGAGCCGGCCGCCACGCGCCTATGA
- a CDS encoding extracellular solute-binding protein produces MRSAIRVIVLALCGLLAVGGGALPMQAQAQAQPEVVAHHAGSLNGVMNNDIGPGFTAATGFPFKNTGGPSVGLANQIKSGQIQTDVFMSADAEVNDQVLMGPPNGDLVRWYFIMCRQKMVVAYSPQGRFAADFEAVRAGQKPWYEALQQPGLVLKRSDPRIDPGGYRGVFTLALAESYYGIPGLKNAVLAGDDNEEQIATGAYAGLKDGSIDAYITYLTNAVENDVPYLELPKEVDQSDPALARFYSTAAYTNPQGQTFRGTPLVYGVTIPTNARNPEGAAAFVRYLVTEAGQQALAKRGFAPSETLVGGDEAAVPESLRGLVRGRYAP; encoded by the coding sequence ATGCGGTCAGCCATCCGAGTCATCGTTCTGGCGCTGTGCGGCCTGCTGGCCGTCGGCGGAGGGGCGCTCCCCATGCAGGCACAGGCGCAGGCCCAGCCAGAAGTTGTCGCACACCACGCCGGCTCGCTCAACGGCGTGATGAACAACGACATCGGCCCGGGCTTCACAGCAGCCACCGGCTTCCCGTTCAAGAACACCGGCGGGCCGTCGGTCGGGCTGGCGAACCAGATCAAATCCGGCCAGATCCAGACCGACGTCTTCATGAGCGCCGACGCCGAGGTCAACGATCAGGTCCTGATGGGGCCGCCGAACGGCGACCTTGTCCGCTGGTACTTCATCATGTGCCGGCAGAAGATGGTGGTAGCGTACAGCCCGCAGGGTCGCTTTGCCGCCGACTTCGAGGCCGTGCGCGCCGGCCAGAAGCCCTGGTACGAGGCGCTCCAGCAGCCCGGGCTGGTGCTCAAGCGCTCTGATCCGCGCATCGATCCAGGCGGCTATCGCGGGGTCTTCACGCTGGCGCTGGCCGAGTCGTACTACGGCATCCCTGGCCTCAAGAACGCCGTCCTGGCGGGCGACGACAACGAGGAGCAGATCGCGACGGGCGCCTACGCCGGCCTGAAGGATGGCTCCATCGACGCCTACATCACCTATCTGACGAACGCCGTCGAGAACGATGTGCCGTACCTGGAGCTGCCGAAGGAAGTAGATCAGAGCGACCCGGCCCTCGCGCGGTTCTACTCGACGGCGGCCTACACCAATCCCCAGGGGCAGACCTTCCGGGGGACGCCGCTCGTCTACGGCGTGACGATCCCGACGAACGCCCGCAATCCTGAGGGGGCGGCGGCGTTTGTGCGCTATCTGGTGACCGAGGCCGGGCAGCAGGCGCTGGCAAAGCGCGGCTTCGCACCGTCCGAGACGCTGGTGGGCGGCGACGAAGCCGCCGTGCCGGAGTCGCTGCGGGGGCTGGTCCGAGGACGGTACGCACCGTAG
- a CDS encoding aldose 1-epimerase family protein: MVQLYGRAWTRAELSRYVADMGQLAGIRPVAYTDGPEAGVRALEFRTGAGLSFTVLADRAMDVGLAEIDGVPLSFMTGVGYAHPAYYSAHESDWLRTFPGGLFVTGGLDTYGQPAEDGGERFGLHGRASALAARGLAWDTDWDGDEYVLRARGKMRQISFHGEHLQLTREITARLGENRFTLHDMVENLGTRPEAHMILYHFNVGFPLLDEGARLEVDVARTDGIDAESQKIVDVAREVQGPAYGYQERVVVHDVNPGADGWASARMLNPGFGGGRGLSLTIRYRKEQLPFLWQWRNFKERAYVMGIEPGNADMRGRAYNRDRGTLPILEVGERREYNLEVSAALGDA; the protein is encoded by the coding sequence ATGGTGCAGCTCTACGGGAGAGCCTGGACCCGCGCCGAGCTGTCGCGGTACGTGGCGGACATGGGCCAGTTGGCCGGGATTCGGCCGGTGGCGTACACGGACGGCCCCGAGGCTGGCGTGCGCGCGCTGGAGTTTCGGACGGGCGCCGGCCTGAGCTTCACGGTCCTGGCAGACCGCGCGATGGACGTGGGGCTGGCCGAGATCGACGGCGTGCCGCTCTCGTTCATGACGGGTGTCGGCTACGCCCATCCCGCCTACTACTCGGCGCACGAGTCCGACTGGCTGCGGACGTTCCCGGGCGGCCTCTTTGTGACGGGCGGCCTGGACACCTACGGCCAGCCGGCCGAGGATGGCGGCGAGCGCTTCGGGCTGCACGGCCGGGCGAGCGCCCTGGCAGCGCGTGGCCTCGCCTGGGACACCGACTGGGATGGCGACGAGTACGTGCTGCGGGCGCGCGGGAAGATGCGCCAGATCTCGTTCCACGGCGAGCACTTGCAGCTCACGCGCGAGATCACGGCCCGGCTGGGCGAGAACCGCTTCACGCTGCACGACATGGTCGAGAACCTCGGCACCCGCCCCGAAGCCCACATGATCCTCTACCACTTCAACGTCGGCTTCCCGCTGCTGGACGAGGGCGCGCGCCTGGAGGTGGACGTCGCGCGGACGGACGGCATCGACGCCGAGTCGCAGAAGATCGTGGACGTCGCCCGAGAGGTGCAGGGGCCGGCCTACGGCTACCAGGAGCGGGTGGTCGTCCACGACGTGAACCCGGGCGCTGACGGCTGGGCCTCGGCGCGCATGCTGAACCCCGGCTTCGGGGGTGGGCGCGGCCTCTCGCTGACGATCCGCTACCGCAAGGAGCAACTGCCGTTCCTCTGGCAGTGGCGGAACTTCAAGGAGCGCGCCTACGTGATGGGTATCGAGCCGGGCAACGCGGACATGCGCGGCCGGGCCTACAACCGCGACCGGGGCACGCTGCCGATCCTGGAGGTTGGCGAGCGCCGTGAGTACAACCTGGAAGTCTCGGCAGCGCTCGGAGACGCCTGA
- a CDS encoding HNH endonuclease: protein MTRQTKATLLKVQVAESDCRFVFERGRWVGPCLFCGGRLALDPLTGEGATLEHIRPRTDGGTNDLANLGLAHSRCNHEKGRRTDPKKKRQADPERYERIVQMLLARRAAGLRPVSG, encoded by the coding sequence ATGACCCGCCAGACGAAGGCGACGCTCCTCAAGGTCCAGGTGGCCGAGAGTGACTGTCGCTTCGTCTTCGAGCGGGGGCGGTGGGTAGGGCCGTGCCTCTTCTGCGGCGGCCGGCTGGCGCTCGACCCTTTGACCGGTGAGGGCGCGACGCTGGAGCACATCCGTCCGCGTACGGACGGCGGCACGAACGATCTGGCGAACCTGGGGCTGGCGCACAGCCGCTGCAACCATGAGAAGGGCCGCCGCACCGACCCGAAGAAGAAGCGGCAGGCCGACCCGGAGCGCTACGAACGGATCGTGCAGATGCTGCTGGCCCGCCGCGCCGCCGGCCTGCGTCCCGTTTCTGGGTGA